One Oncorhynchus clarkii lewisi isolate Uvic-CL-2024 chromosome 32, UVic_Ocla_1.0, whole genome shotgun sequence DNA window includes the following coding sequences:
- the LOC139391959 gene encoding interleukin-11-like: MWSVCLDSTQSLLLLLLLARLLVLSWSRPTQKCPLCAHLTVMVQQMRSLQMLTRNLQSESEFGGMELTEYNLDSLPEMEHTANHLSSLKLNDSLSQLYTDLISFKLHVDWMIDARVNMSLPVSPKTLEVAKGLHNLSNFCSTALQQTACPLPQISIPSFPTQLKAWDVALLSYEIPERLRFYCQWSTRVLLLLRSKVQRL; the protein is encoded by the exons ATGTGGTCTG TGTGCCTGGACTCCacacagtctctcctcctgtTGCTGCTATTAGCCCGGCTGCTTGTCCTTTCGTGGTCACGCCCCACCCAAAAGTGCCCCCTCTGTGCCCATCTGACAGTGATGGTCCAGCAAATGAGAAGCCTGCAGATGCTGACAAGGAATCTACAG AGTGAAAGTGAGTTCGGCGGTATGGAGCTTACGGAGTACAATCTAGACTCTCTTCCCGAGATGGAGCACACGGCCAATCACCTCAGTTCATTAAAG cTAAACGACTCCCTCTCACAACTTTACACGGATCTCATCTCATTTAAACTGCATGTTGACTGGATGATTGACGCCCGAGTCAATATGAGCTTGCCAGTCTCTCCCAAGACACTAGAGGTCGCTAAAGGCCTGCATAATCTCTCAAACTTCTGTTCTACTGCACTACAGCAG ACTGCATGCCCACTACCCCAGATTTCCATCCCCTCCTTCCCAACACAACTCAAAGCCTGGGATGTGGCCCTCCTCTCCTACGAGATTCCTGAGCGGTTACGATTCTACTGTCAGTGGTCAACCAGAGTGTTGCTCCTCCTTAGGTCAAAGGTTCAGCGCCTTTGA